The sequence below is a genomic window from Pirellulales bacterium.
GAGGGCCTGTCATTCTCGCCCGACGCCGACAAGCGCGTGCTTATCCAGCGAGCTTCGTTCGATTTACTCGGCCTGCCACCGCAACCTGAGGATGTCGAGGAATTTGTTGCCGACACTTCGCCCGACGCCTACGAGCGCTTGATCGACCGCTTGCTCGCCTCGTCGCACTACGGCGAACGTTGGGCGCGTCACTGGCTCGACGCCGCCGGCTATGCGGATAGCGAAGGGGCGACCGTCCAGGACGCAATTCGTACCTGGTCGTACAAATATCGCGACTACGTGATTCGCGCCTTGAACGCTGACAAACCGTTCGATCGCTTCATCCTCGAGCAATTGGCCGGCGACGAAGTGGCCGGCCCCATCTCGGGCGATATGACGCCCGAGCAGATCGAACTGCTCACCGCGACAGGCTTCCTGCGGATGGCGGCCGACGGCACCGGCAGTGGCGATAACTCCCCCGAGGCTCGCAACCAGGTCGTCGCCGATACGCTGAAGATCGTCACAAGTTCACTGCTGGGCGTCTCGGTGGCGTGTGCCCAATGCCACGACCATCGCTACGACCCGGTGCCGCAGACCGATTACTACGCGCTGCGCGCCGTGTTCGAACCAGCGCTCGACTGGCAAGACTGGAAGGTGCCTGACCAGCGACATGTTTCGCTGTACACCGCGGCCGACCGTCAGAAGGCCGCCGACATCGAGGCCGAAGCCCAAAAGATCGCCACCGAACGCGCGGCAAAAGAAACCGTCTACATGGCCGAGGCGATCGACAAGGAACTATCCAAGTACGAGGAGCCGCTGCGGGCCGAGCTCCGTGCCGCCTACACGACCGCGGCCGATAAACGCACCGACGCTCAGAAACAATTGCTCGACAAGTACCCCAGCGTCAACATCACGCCAGGCGTGCTTTATCAATACAACCAGGCGGCCGCCGACGATTTGAAAAAGTTCGACGAACGCATTGCCACCGTGCGCAGCGCGAAGCCACCCCAAGAATTTCTGCGCTCGCTGGTCGAACCCGCGGCGCACGCTCCAGAAACTAAGCTGTTCTATCGAGGTGACTTTCAGCAGCCGAAGCAAACAGTTTCCCCTGGGGCGCTGTCCGTCTGCGGACCGGACAGCGGTCGCGCGGAATTCGCTGTCAAAAGTGAGGCACTTCCAACGACCGGGCGGCGCGTGGCGCTCGCGCATTGGTTGACCGGTTCGGATAACCCGCTGACAGCGCGCGTCATTGCGAATCGCATCTGGATGCACCATTTCGGTCGCGGCATTGTCACCACGCCGGGTGATTTCGGCCGGCTGGGAACGCTCCCCACCCATCCCGATCTGCTCGACTGGCTGGCCGTAGAGTTTCGCGAGTCGGGCTGGAGCCTGAAAAAGCTGCACCGCACGATCATGCTGTCGACCGCCTACCGCCAAACGTCACGCCGCGATCCGGCACAGGCGGCGATCGACAGCGACAACCATTTCTTTGGCCGGCAGAATGTCGTGCGGCTCGATGCCGAGTCGTTGCGCGATCGCATGCTCGCTACCAGCGGCACACTGGATCGCACGCTGTTCGGTCCGCCGATCTCGGTCAAGGAAGACGACAGCGGACAAGTCACGGTTGCCGGCGACGTTCCGCGGCGCGGTCTTTACTTGATGCAACGTCGCAGCCAGCCGGTCGCTCTGATGCAGGCCTTCGACGCGCCGTCGATGCAAACCAACTGC
It includes:
- a CDS encoding PSD1 and planctomycete cytochrome C domain-containing protein; amino-acid sequence: MTVVPVAAPLFESDVRPILRTHCFDCHGANDEKKGNLDLRLVRFLLAGGDSGAAITPGDPAGSNLLARIRAGEMPPGDGKLTAKEIEILERWIAAGAKTARPEPETIPPGVGISVEERSWWAFQPLRRPAVPISTDPRVRNPIDALLRAAMPEGLSFSPDADKRVLIQRASFDLLGLPPQPEDVEEFVADTSPDAYERLIDRLLASSHYGERWARHWLDAAGYADSEGATVQDAIRTWSYKYRDYVIRALNADKPFDRFILEQLAGDEVAGPISGDMTPEQIELLTATGFLRMAADGTGSGDNSPEARNQVVADTLKIVTSSLLGVSVACAQCHDHRYDPVPQTDYYALRAVFEPALDWQDWKVPDQRHVSLYTAADRQKAADIEAEAQKIATERAAKETVYMAEAIDKELSKYEEPLRAELRAAYTTAADKRTDAQKQLLDKYPSVNITPGVLYQYNQAAADDLKKFDERIATVRSAKPPQEFLRSLVEPAAHAPETKLFYRGDFQQPKQTVSPGALSVCGPDSGRAEFAVKSEALPTTGRRVALAHWLTGSDNPLTARVIANRIWMHHFGRGIVTTPGDFGRLGTLPTHPDLLDWLAVEFRESGWSLKKLHRTIMLSTAYRQTSRRDPAQAAIDSDNHFFGRQNVVRLDAESLRDRMLATSGTLDRTLFGPPISVKEDDSGQVTVAGDVPRRGLYLMQRRSQPVALMQAFDAPSMQTNCEARASSTVATQSLMLMNGEFWLAQAAALADRAQREPVRNLNAELTAGLAQNWKAGPPLWQFGYGRCDVASGRTASFTLLPHFANGRWQGGVNLPDERIGWVSLHADGGHTGENPDFAAIRRWTAPAAGTIAIRGALSHGSENGDGVRGHIVSSALGIVGQFTARNGEVPTTVERVVVARGDTIDFVTDCVENVSSDSFNWRVEITVTREGDEPATFTSHDGFHGPLGDTTGVELAGLVRAWQLAYSRPPSRSELEAACSFLTTQVDFLRLHPQRTAAGRSPESQALVNLCQALMSSNEFLYVD